From Zea mays cultivar B73 chromosome 3, Zm-B73-REFERENCE-NAM-5.0, whole genome shotgun sequence:
TGAGTGGACCCATTTTTTTACACATCTAGAAAAAGATAAGGTAGAAAAATATTTTTATTATCTACATATATATCTATAATTTAAGAGATTGAAGCCGGTGTTGTTATCTTATAGTTGGCCTGACAATGTCTAGTGATGGCGTAGCTTGCTATTAGTCATTGAGGCCCGTTCTtattctctactacttattaagtaagtaATAGTAGTCTGCCTTTGACCGTTCTGCCTCTGACCGGTTCTGCCATATACGTGCGAAACACAGGTCTTCGGCAAAAATATTATTATGCCTGCGCAGGAGTAGAACTTCAGCAATTCAGCCACCAACCGAGTTCGTATTGCTAAGTCCGCGCCAACGCTTATAAGCCGCGCCATGTCTCCTTTAGTAGCCAGTATGGTACTAAATTGTTGCAAGACAGCAGGAGAGCGGTTCTTCCTCGGCCCATCAATGGAACCGCGCGGCCCATTTGCTGAGTGTCGCGCGGACGGCCCATTTGCTGCGAGGGGGTGCTGCGAGTGGGGTGGGCACCTCGGCCCTGGGCGCGTCCTGGTCGCCGTCGCCCTGCGACGCGACCCTCAGGCGGGACCGCGGGAGAGCGGTCTTCTTCCTCAGAGCAACCGCTCGGTCAGCCACTCAGCCCCACTCTCGCATCCTCCCTCCCCACGACCTCCACTTCCTTGGCGCTGGATGATGTCGCTATATGGTGCCGCGTCCGAGTCCGTTCCTGTCTCTTTCACCCCAAATCCGCACGCAGTCCGCCACGGCAACAGCGCGCTTCCTGTCCTGCATCGGGAGCCGGAGGACCTCGCCTACTCCCTCCCTCCATCGGCGCCCGGAACAGCGCTGCCGCCACGCCGGTGCTGCCCAACGTGTACAGCGCGCTGCTCTGCTTTGACCGCCTCTCCGAGCTCTCCTCTGCCATTGACGAGGTACCCAATGTCCACCCCACTGCCGCCTGACCTAACTGCTAAATTCTCATTGCTTACAGCTCAGCAATCCAATTCGCTATGTCTTGATTTgtagtttttccttttctttcttttctgtCACTTTCACCCATTTAATTCTGTATTAGATAACCATGTGGCCATCTGCCAGTATGCTTTTGCGTTAAGATTAAACAACATTGTGGACATGAGTAGAGACTGCTATTTTTAGTATACGTGAGGAAAACCCCTTGGGGCCCAAGTGAAGTGGTATATCAATTCACAATGAGTTTTGCCAACAGTAAGATAGCTGAGGTTATTTGCTGAGCTTATATGCTGAGCAGAAGTGGGGTGCAATGTATTTGTTTTTCTTTGCATGAACTGAATTAATGTTTTTTTACTGTCTTGCATTGCATTGGGCCGGGGGGGGTAAGAGTGGTTCTGTTTCAAGGAATTACATGAGCTAGGGAATTCATATTCGAGGGCTAATGACAGTACACCATTGGTCGGCAAAGCAGCGTCTGTTAGGGGGCAAACGGTGTGCCCAGAGAAAAGATTTCCCATTTGTTAGATTAACTTAGTTCCAAATGTTGAAGTTTATAATTGCATTGTCCATTTCTTCCTTTTCATTGCATTTAATCTATGTTCTCAGTGATAATCTTGATATCACCGTTCTGCAACCCTTCCTTTTTTGTAGTTCTCAAGTGGGTATCAACAAGACTGCGCGCGTGCCGGAGAACGAGGACGACTGAAATCACATAGAGGTAATACTCTTTGTAGTTCTATGTTTATGTTGACAACTAATTAGATAGCAGGAAACCCACTTGAGAACGATGTGAATTTTGTCATTGGAAGGGGTTATCTGTGGATGTATTATATCATTGAGTGTGCTGCTGATCTACAAGTGTTTGTTttaattttccttttctttttaatgCAGGAAACTCGAATACAATAGTGGCTCTTGCTGGGAACAAGGCTGATTTGTTAGATACGAGGCAGGTGTCAGCAGATGTATGTTAATGTGCTTCTCAAGTTCTATTTTTAACACATTCATGAGCTACCACATTTGTTTATGTAGTTGCTGCCATCTTCATTCTTTAGTGAAATCACATATAACTAATTAGATAGCGTTGTAGTACCGGAGAGCCCATGATAGCTATGTGTCGAATGTTATGCAGCAATATGTTTTGTAGCAATATGTTTCTGTCATGTGATTTAGGACTACAGTCATAGACTCATAGTTAACATCTTTGTCCTGTTGTTCAGTTTAAACATATCCTATACGATCTCGAAGATGATGAGTAGTTTGGCTTGCTGTTGACACCAATTCAGAGTACCATATAGTGTTTGGCTTGCTGTTGACACCAATTCGGAGTACCAAATAGCATTTGACTTGCTGATCACATCAATCAAAATATATTGTTTGGGTTCCTGTTCGCATTAGTTCAGACTGTTTAAAAGCTCAAGGGACAGACGACACAGTTTTTGTTGTTCTGCTTTTTGTTCATTGCACTGACCTAACGATATGCTGAATTTTGCTTCCCATCAATCCCACTAATAGCTAGGCTGTTGTTCTCCTTGCTGTTTATTGCATTGTGCTCCCATCAATCCCATTAGTTGGATTAGCATAAGCTGCTTTGATTTTCAGCAGTCCAAACTCATACATATGTATGCTCCCATCAATCCCATCAATTGGATTAGCATAAGCTGCTTTGATTTTCAAGAGTGCAAGAACACATAAGAAGAACCTTTGTTTTATCTTATGTAATGCTTTTTATCGTAGTGCTTCTGTATCTCAAGGTTATCCTTCGTAGTTAGTATGACCAGAGGGTCCTGTCCATTATGTTTTTCCTGCTAGCAAGTATCTTGAGGACATCATAGCTGATATTTTTGTATTTCCTACCTTCTAATCGTTGCTACCTGTTGCATGGTTGCTAACTATTAATGTTTGCTCTATTACTTTGAACAGAAGTTTGAACTTGATTTGTGTTGCTGAGTGGTGCTTGCTGGACATTGCTGGATTTTTAGGTAACCACTGAAAATTCAACACCTTCTTTACCTGAAACTATAATGTTCACCATCTTATGGTTATGACACTTAGGCAACATATATTGTTCTAGCACTAATATGCTACAATCAGTGATAATTAAATTCTACAATATATAACACTTTGTATTTGTTAGCTGCTAACTATTGAGTCCTCTAAAttgtaataagtagtagagatttgacATAATCTTAGTGGTTGTTCATTATTTTTATCACTAATCAGTAAATGGTTGATAATTAGGGTCATTAAATAAAATACTAGACTTGTGTGTATTTGGGGTATTCTTTGGGCTATATAAAGTTTATAGCATGCTTCCGGTATATAGAGGTTGATGCTAATTCTTAGATAAACCAATTATAGCATGCTTTAGGTATATAGAGGTTGATGCTAATTCTTAGATAAAAAAATTATAGTTGGGAGGCTTAGCTGGTAGCATGCTTTTTGTATGTTGCACTTGCACCCGCCCACAATTCTTTCTCTCCCCTCTTCTTTTTGAACGATACATCAACAACTTCCTCTTAAAACGTCACTATCAAACATTGTAATGTGCAAATCATTGCGTGTTACATGACATCTTAAATATTAAGTATCCGGCGATAGGCCCAACAATGATGCACAGGAGCATTACAACACAAAGATGTTCAACTTATTGTTCCGTCACTGTCCATCTTCTATTTGACAACAAGTTCTGGAGTATGAGAGGGCTTGTTTATTTATTAGTCAGCTGAGGATTTGATCTAGGCATTTTGCAGGCAGAAAAAATAGGCCAAATAAACAATATGATGTGAATTCAAATAACCTGTCCTTGTAAAGTTCTGATGAATATTGATGAAAATGTCTGTGAATTGTTGAACAATTGCAACTTGAACAATTGACCTGTAATTATGAGACAATAAGATCAGCACCTGTATCAGTATAATCACTGGAAGCTGTAATACTGAAACATGAATGAATGTATGAATACTGAAATGCTGAACCTAATCCAAACGAAATACTAAGAGATTGAAAACTGCAGCCTGCAGTGTGTTGCAGAAACTGACATAATTCATTATGGGTGCATTATATAATTTCTGGTGTTGTATGTTGCATGGGAGGACTTTTTGTACAATACACTTGTACCTGTCCCCAATTGACAGAGTGACTTTGTTTGTTGCTAAATTCTGATATCTCTAAATTCAGTCCTATTAATACAGCGATATATTGTACATATTATTTTAGCATTTTAATAGACAAGAGATTATATGTCATATAGTCGTTTTAATGTTTTTTGTATCTTTGCAATAATGTCATGATAGATCCTATAAGAACAATGGCATTAGGTAGATGTACTCAAAATAGGACGGTGGCAGGCCTGTCTCCCTTTCCTCCGTAAGTTTATATAAGGTTATTTACTTTTTACATCTATTTGTATGAAGAACTTAAACTAAAGTTCGTGTTTTATGTAGTTTCGTGCTATTTGACGATATTCAAGATGTCAATAACTTACCACAAGTCAAAAGTGTCTTTGCGAGAGTAGTTGTTAAGTTCCCTAGGCGTCGTAATAGTCAACACTACATCCTACAGGACATCACTGTGAGTCACTTCAACAAGCATTGAAATAGAGCCAATATATTCATGTTATTATAATTAAATTCTTTGACTCATACAACATGTATTCCCAAATATCTAGGGATCCAAAATCGAAGCAATTTCTAACGACAATAATGTCCAACGGTTCGATGCCTTACTCACACAAGGATGCACATATACATTGTATAGAGTGGCATTTTGTCTAAACCGGGAGGAACTTCAATTTCGCAATATTGGTCATGGGCTAGAGTTGGGATTGATAACACATACTATTGTGGATCCATTCACGAAGCCAATCCAATTTCCTCCATTTCCAAAGTATCTTATGCCATTTCATGAGGTTTACCAACAACCGCATAAGACATTCGTAGGTAATAACCCTTCTTTCCATatagtttatatatatatatcactaaCGCCTGAAGTCTAAATGATTCAAAGGTAACTAATCATATGTGAATTGTTCAGATGTTATTGGCATAGTTCTTCATTTGGAACCATTAAAGCATATCGGTGGAAGACCGTATAGAGAAGCTGTACTAATGGATTCTAGGTGGCACTAATTTTCATATATACATTATTTTTAACAGCATTATGCATTTGTTAGGTCTTATTCAGACGATTAAGGTTTTTAATAGGTGGGATCTAATCATCGTGGGGGTATGGACTGACCTCTTGCAAAGAAATGCTCTACGATGGTCGTTAGCTAGAGTTGACAAGAACATAATTATTGGAACTTTGCTGCGTTGTAACCATAATCACAGTAATTTCTTCTGTGCCTAACATCTTTCAATATATACTTAATTCTTACTCTTATTAATAATTATATACTATTATTTTATAACAATAGGGTGCTTGGAAACCTCGGACCACAGCACTATTCATTTCAACCCGGATCATCACACTAAATACCGCTTGAAGAGTGAGTGGTTCTTATAATATATTTATAGATTATAGATATAGATACAATTAGAATGACAATAATTTAAAATAATCATGTCCTTACAAATCATGTTCTAAATTGCAGCAATTCGTCGTTCGTTGATTGACAATCCAAGGAGTCGTTTCATCGACAAATTTCTAGAGAACAGACGAGCACATTTGGCGACTGTAACATCGGATTGAGACATGTGTTCTAGCTTGTTATAGTAGAATACTTTGTTAGTCATGTATCAGATGAAACTTATTAATAATGATTTGTGTTCTGTTTTTATTGGTCGTGTATTCGATCTTAATGTTAACCGCTTTGTATAGAACTATGTGACCTCTCTATTATCTAATAAATAAGTTCATCATCATTAGTTTGTTTGTCAGTGTTCTTATTTGTCTGGTTTCTTGTTCTGTCTGCTTGTATATGTGTCTTTCCGTGGTTGTGTGCACACTCTGTTTGTCTAATTTACATGCAGTGGCAACTTTGTTGTAGTGTTGCGGTTCTAAAGTACTACTGTATTTCAGTTCGAAGACCTGGGAAAACATTTTGGTTCACCTGAATAAAGTGGAGACAAAAAATTCAAGAAATGGCCCTCCCGATGCTGCTTTATTTAGTGCGTGAAATTTGAAAGACATTTTATACTAAGACTTTAATCAAACTGCTATACTACAGATTCAGATAAGTGAGCTCTCAAAACCCAAACCTGAGGTGATATCAATTTCTAGATTTGAGCACGAGTCACTCTATAAGAGCATGTCTGAAATCCTACTTTCCTTTCCTTTTTGTAAGCATAGAGAACCTAAAAGTGCACACAAGGGAATATCTAGGAAATAACACATGCTCATTTTGTTCCCTCGGCATTCCCTCAGCCTTGACTTTCTGGTCTGTTTCCCCACTCCTCTGGTTCTCCAGCATATAGAAAGAACATTGCCATCAAAATATCAAATAAATCTTTGGTGCTGATGTAGGCATGTCACTGAACAATGTTACTGTATGTAATGTTTGATGCAAATGAAAATAAATGCAGCAAGAGAATCAGAACAGCAATCCCTGCCTACTATTAACTATAATATCAACTACAGTAGAAGAGAGTATGGTGAAAACTGAAAAGTTATATATCTGTATGATATTTATCTTTTGCTATGTAGAGAAAAAAGACTATCTTATTGAGAAGGATGTTTAGCATAGCATTCAACAAAGCTACCTAAGATAGGTTATTTACTTCATTATTCAAATGTTGTACTGAAAATGTGTGCTATTAACGAATTTAGGAAACCAGAGTGCCAACTTTACCTCTTCTACAGTCCAGTTGCCCTTGGATGAGCGGCGTGTTGGACCAGTTGTCCTCCTGAAGCCAGAGATAAACAAACATGTATAAGAATTAAGAAGGAATACGCATAATGTAAAACCTGATGAGTGGTTCCAATAAGCGGATAGAAATTCACCCATTgggcaatctccccctttttgaggtTCCTTGCTGACTCCTCCATCAGGAGGAACAGAAGGAGCTGAAGACTCTGTGCCCTTCAAAGTCTTTCGCTCTTCAGTTGTCATATTAAGTGAAAATAGAAAACTGAATCTCCACTTAAAGCAAGGTAAGGGCCCAAATATCCATCCCAATGTTAAAACCCTCTAAGGTCTTCTAGCAGATTTAATAGCTCTTGATATGCTATAACCAAGTTCGAAGAAGGCTAAATATTTAGATAGCTTTAACTGGCATTATCAATCGGAAGGAGCAAAGAAGTCCCTAAAGTTTGGGTCACTATGTAGCTACCAACATATGTATTGGAACAATCCATCATAGGCCTTCTTCTTAAATGCAATGCCGCGGGGGCGGTCTTACCCCCGCAGGTCCAGTTTCCTCAACACAGCCACCATACTGGATCTCATGGGAAACTATTTCTAGACCAGTATACTTGAATGCTTCATTATTCGAATCAAGAAATCTACTCTATCAAAGGTAGTTTTCTTGATGCTTAATTGATCACATGAAAAGTGGATACTCTGTAGAGTAAATCCTGCTTTACCTGATACCAATAGTCCCATTGTAATCATCTTCCATGCTCTGTACCATGTATTTATGGAAGTCATATGAATGTGGTAGCTTGTGATACTAACAAGAAAATCACATGAACAAAGTGGCATATTAGAATCATCTTGGCAGGGGGAGGAGGTGGGGCGAGGATGCTAAAACATTAGAAAAAAAATTAGAGTACTCACTGTGACAAAGCCCAACCTCAGTGCCAAATAGTCTGACCTTATTATGGAGCCCTTGAATTGACGCAAAAAGCAAAGCTGCAATGCAATTAAAGAAACTTTAAATCCAAGTGATTATGGATGTATACTACTTATTTGAGGCTTCAGATACATGAATCTTTTGACTTTATGGTTGGTGACACTCTTAGATGTTCTTTCATCAGTAAACTTGAGGTTGAATTCGAAATGTCTGGATGAGCTAGAAAAATAAGGCATTTTTATGTCTTTACATGGTGATACACTAATCAGATAACAAAGGATGATATAGTTAGTATCTGTTCCACAGAAAGATCAAGAAACAGAAAAGGAATTTTACCAtccaaataagtattttatttTTGCTCCATGGATGAGAAGCATTGTTAAAAACAAAGGTTGACTGCCTTCTCATCACCTTGGTTCTCCTAGCTGAGAGAGACAAAAATCAGTGTGGCAGTACACATCAACAGGGTTGCATaaaagcaagcaaaagaaaggagTGTCAAAAtccaaagaaaatataaaagcaaTTGAAGGTGATAAATGGACAGTCCTCACCCACCCCTACTCTGATCCAAGCATATCCCTTCACAACGAGTGTACCTTGATCCGTGTGGTGGGGGCTCCTGGCCGACCACGATGATGGCGTAGCTGCAGCTCCCACCGATTCCGCAGCAGCTTTATCTGTGAGATCGATAACTTACTGGCTCTGTTGAATGGCTCTTGCTCTTGTTATTACCACTGCTGTCACTGCTCCCTTGGGACTGAGATGTATTTGTCTCAGGTGTTGACGTTGCAAGGCCAGTTGGAAAAACTCCTAGCAAATCCATACTTGAAATGGATATCTGGGTCCTCGCTGTTGCATGTAAAGAAAAGTCAGGTGTGTTGCATTTTGAGATAGACATGCAAAATTTGAGAAAGGCATTCCACTGTCAGCAAGAGAAATCACTTGGAGCTCAGATAGGATCCCAAGAAAAAGTAAAGGCCCTCATAAGATTTGAATTGCTCAAATAATTTGATGCAAGCATCAACCCCTAGCTGCTCAGAGTGTTCTTTCGCGGCCTGCATATGTCCCCCAAGCTTTCACAATAATTTAGAACCAAGAAGGAAGAAAATAAACTTCAATGGGTTGGTACAGAGGGGTAGGGGCATAAGAAACTGAACAGGAATACCTGCACAACAATCTGAAGATTTCCCTTCAGATTAACCAGTAGAAGGTCTTTCATGCATTCCAAAGCCCACTCTCGACAATGTGCCAAAGAACTCAACAAGTGTCTGTTAATGGGCAAAACATAAAAAACGATATCTGAAAATAACTGAAGTCGACAAACCTGTGGTTCAATGACATGGGTATTTACAATGGCACGCTTGATATCAGGCAACTCTGAGTAATGTTGCATTACAAAATGTAAGATTAGTTAAACAGGAATACGAAGCGGAGATATCAGCTGCACCAATGCGAAGGTACTGACCTGGAGGGCTCGCAAGTACAACCCAGCCTTTTTTAATAAGACATTTGGGAAGTGGGGTAATAGCAGCATAAAAAGTCCTGTCTTCTGTGAGAATGACAGGCAAAACCTGGACTACTTAACGCCGACTGTCCCACACAACAGGTCAGTTCCACATTGGAAAGAAAGTGCTCAATGTCAAATCCTCATATACATTTTGTTTTATACCAGCAGAATAACAGAAATAGCAGATCCCCTAGGTGGCTAGGTACGGTTACCGCTTACCTGACAGATGTTGCATTTCATGTCATCAACGGTTGATTTGTTGACTTCTAACTATATCACGTGAATCCAAACCAGAATTAAGTCCATCAATCAGGCCTTGGACATAGTCATAGAAGTATTCAGGGTCATCACAAACAGAGAGTGCATGAACCTATCCAGTAAGAGGATATTACTCGGAAAGTTCAGTGTCAGATAATATAACAGAAAAGGGTAGATCATACTTTTGTATTTAAGCTGCTCAATCTGGATCCTAAAGCAAGGCCAGCAATGGTTCCACCACTGCATGAAGTTAAATATTGTCCGACTATAGAGCGATGTCTTGCAACTTTCAGAATCTAGGCATGACACAACAAGAACTGTACACACAAAATTACCCATAAGAAGTATACCTGCCACATGCAACAACAATATCATCAAACTGAACATCAGCAGATTGCAGAAGAGCTGTGTAAGAAGTTGATTCAGCGAGTACGATGTGAATTTTTTTGGAAGGGGTTATCTGTGGATGTATTATGTCATTGAGTGTGCTGCTGATCTACAATTTTGTGAACTGCTCCTCCGAAAGAGCTGTGCTCACAGAGCCTATTCTCTCCTCCAGTGCCAATAATTCCTGTTCAGAAGATACAAGCACCTCTTCCGTGAGGATAAATATGAACGAAGAGTATTTCGTAAAGGATCATAGTTACTGCTCGAATCACAGTAAGGGCTTCAAACACAGAATAAGGAAGAATCCTCCAGAAAGAAAAGCATCCTCTAATAAAACCCCTCCACCATTCAGGCAGGACGAGACACGATAACAGATAGTACCTCATAGGACATATCATCAATATCCATCCGCATGTCTCTATGCCGATCATAGGAGGCAAAGGCGCCAAAAACTAGATTAGCCTCCAGCATTAGCAATTGCTGCAAAAAAAGTTTATTCAAGGTTTCAGGCAAAAGAAAGATGATAACAGGCTTGTGGAGCAAAGGGTAAAAAAGAACTAACATCGTAGGTTAGCTCTG
This genomic window contains:
- the LOC118476624 gene encoding uncharacterized protein; this encodes MPFHEVYQQPHKTFVDVIGIVLHLEPLKHIGGRPYREAVLMDSRWDLIIVGVWTDLLQRNALRWSLARVDKNIIIGTLLRCNHNHRCLETSDHSTIHFNPDHHTKYRLKTIRRSLIDNPRSRFIDKFLENRRAHLATVTSD